A genomic segment from Rutidosis leptorrhynchoides isolate AG116_Rl617_1_P2 unplaced genomic scaffold, CSIRO_AGI_Rlap_v1 contig543, whole genome shotgun sequence encodes:
- the LOC139884376 gene encoding LOW QUALITY PROTEIN: protein P21 (The sequence of the model RefSeq protein was modified relative to this genomic sequence to represent the inferred CDS: substituted 2 bases at 2 genomic stop codons) has translation MSKNISVCTIFLIVLLFTGCNAATFEIVNQCSFTVWAASVPVGGGKQLDQGQSWTVTADPETTQAXIWARTNCNFDSSGQNGHCETGDCNGLLECQAYGTPPNALAEYALNQYNNLDFFDISLVDGFNVGMDFSPKSDQCKGIKCNADINGQCPSELKANGGCNNPCTVCKTDGYCCNSGSCSATDXSKFFKNNCPDAYSYPKDDASSTFTCPTGTNYKVIFCP, from the coding sequence ATGTCTAAAAACATCTCAGTTTGCACAATCTTTCTTATTGTCTTGCTCTTTACCGGCTGCAATGCAGCCACTTTTGAGATTGTAAACCAATGTAGTTTCACAGTTTGGGCAGCATCGGTCCCAGTAGGCGGCGGCAAGCAACTCGACCAGGGCCAATCATGGACCGTAACCGCTGACCCTGAGACCACACAAGCCTGAATTTGGGCTAGAACCAATTGCAATTTCGATTCGTCGGGGCAAAATGGTCATTGTGAGACCGGGGATTGCAATGGACTTCTAGAATGCCAAGCATATGGAACTCCACCAAACGCTCTGGCGGAATATGCACTGAATCAGTACAACAATCTGGATTTTTTCGACATTTCGCTTGTCGATGGGTTCAATGTGGGTATGGATTTCAGCCCGAAATCAGATCAATGTAAGGGAATCAAATGTAATGCTGATATAAATGGACAGTGTCCGAGTGAGCTAAAGGCTAATGGAGGATGTAATAATCCTTGTACTGTGTGTAAGACTGACGGGTATTGTTGTAATTCTGGAAGTTGTAGCGCAACTGATTAATCCAAGTTTTTTAAGAATAACTGTCCGGATGCTTATAGTTATCCTAAGGATGATGCATCTAGTACTTTCACTTGTCCTACTGGAACTAACTATAAGGTTATCTTTTGTCCTTAA